One genomic segment of Paenibacillus xylanexedens includes these proteins:
- a CDS encoding DUF4179 domain-containing protein: protein MTGKDRYENIEIPAQLTDVIHHAQKRATARKNSSRMIRYASVIAACAAFLFVVNIPSVANAMSKIPVVGSIVQVLQFGDGGKITDGVTVGSEATENTLKINFSTDEQDQTNDAPHYNVVHREAPNRILFTFSGARYMDIEKVKADFMTQPLVKDVYGSMILDDSSVGFVVVLKEGVQYAVTEFKNPGYLEVKLTSDGKPVTPRKVYSLRTESMPFGESMGIIKESYPDEDISFLKTSTGEFTAVIGEYLTAEEAEQKLKELAQQPDYHEEFYVDSWMSNENPK, encoded by the coding sequence ATGACAGGTAAAGATCGTTACGAAAATATTGAAATCCCTGCTCAACTTACTGACGTTATTCATCATGCACAGAAAAGAGCCACTGCTCGCAAGAATTCATCTCGAATGATTCGTTATGCCTCAGTCATAGCGGCATGTGCTGCTTTTCTCTTCGTGGTGAACATCCCTTCCGTAGCAAACGCCATGTCCAAAATACCTGTGGTCGGCTCTATTGTTCAGGTGTTGCAATTTGGCGATGGAGGCAAGATTACCGATGGAGTAACTGTGGGATCGGAAGCAACCGAAAATACGCTTAAAATCAATTTTAGCACCGACGAGCAAGATCAGACTAATGATGCACCCCATTATAATGTAGTACACAGAGAAGCACCGAATCGTATCCTCTTTACTTTTAGCGGTGCACGTTACATGGATATAGAGAAAGTCAAAGCCGACTTCATGACCCAGCCTTTAGTGAAAGATGTTTATGGTTCCATGATTTTAGACGACTCTTCTGTCGGATTCGTAGTTGTTTTAAAAGAAGGGGTACAGTATGCCGTAACGGAATTCAAGAACCCTGGATACCTGGAAGTGAAACTGACTTCCGACGGCAAACCGGTCACACCTCGGAAGGTATACTCTCTCCGCACAGAATCAATGCCTTTTGGAGAATCGATGGGTATAATTAAAGAATCTTATCCGGATGAGGACATCTCTTTCCTCAAAACGTCCACTGGTGAGTTTACAGCAGTTATTGGAGAATATCTTACCGCTGAAGAAGCTGAACAGAAGCTCAAAGAACTCGCTCAGCAACCGGATTATCATGAGGAGTTTTATGTGGACAGCTGGATGAGTAACGAGAATCCGAAGTGA
- a CDS encoding sigma-70 family RNA polymerase sigma factor, producing MIRLNHRKTKEEQFSEKITEIQNKLYRLAYCYVKNEQEALDIVSEAVYKGYIAYGKMESMTYFDSWMSRIVINTAIDHIRRNQRVTYMEDHVQEFVAPERGASVEEKMDLYDALDRLVPEDRAYIILKFFGNMRFREIAEVLSLSENTVKSKFYRIINKLKMDLIEGEVGDL from the coding sequence GTGATTAGACTGAACCATAGAAAAACAAAAGAAGAACAGTTCAGCGAAAAAATAACAGAGATTCAAAATAAATTATATCGACTGGCATACTGCTATGTTAAAAATGAACAAGAAGCGCTGGATATCGTATCCGAAGCGGTCTATAAAGGGTACATCGCTTATGGAAAGATGGAGTCCATGACTTATTTTGATTCCTGGATGTCACGAATTGTGATTAACACAGCGATAGATCATATTCGACGCAACCAGCGAGTGACCTATATGGAGGATCATGTGCAGGAGTTTGTAGCTCCAGAGCGAGGGGCATCCGTGGAAGAGAAAATGGATCTGTATGATGCACTGGATCGACTCGTGCCCGAAGATAGAGCCTATATTATATTAAAGTTCTTTGGTAATATGCGTTTCCGGGAGATCGCTGAAGTGCTCTCCCTGTCGGAAAATACCGTTAAGTCAAAATTCTATCGGATTATCAACAAATTAAAAATGGATTTAATTGAAGGAGAGGTTGGAGATCTATGA
- a CDS encoding aldo/keto reductase has translation MKHVQDTTTLYNGVKMPWLGFGVFKVKDGDEVVHAVKTAIQAGYRSIDTAKAYNNETGVAQGIRESGVAREDLFITTKVWNSDQGYESTLAAFEASMELLELEYLDLYLIHWPVKGKYKDTWRALEKLHKEGRIRAIGVSNFQIHHLEDLMIDATIKPAVNQVELHPLLIQSELREYCNKHQIQIEAWSPLGQGHLMDHPLLKDIAAKYSKSPAQVILRWDLQNGIVTIPKSVTPERIRANADLYDFELTSEEVEQINGLNENKRFGSDPDNFNF, from the coding sequence ATGAAACACGTGCAGGACACAACCACGCTCTACAACGGAGTCAAAATGCCATGGCTGGGTTTTGGGGTATTCAAAGTTAAAGACGGAGACGAAGTCGTTCATGCTGTCAAAACAGCCATTCAAGCTGGTTATCGCAGCATCGACACAGCCAAAGCGTATAACAACGAAACAGGTGTCGCTCAGGGTATTCGTGAATCTGGAGTAGCTCGTGAGGATCTGTTCATTACCACTAAAGTATGGAATAGCGATCAAGGATATGAATCCACGCTAGCTGCCTTCGAAGCCAGCATGGAACTACTCGAACTGGAGTACCTGGATCTTTATCTTATCCACTGGCCAGTCAAAGGCAAGTACAAAGATACATGGCGAGCGCTGGAGAAACTCCATAAAGAAGGACGCATCCGCGCGATCGGTGTGAGCAACTTCCAGATTCACCATCTGGAAGACTTGATGATCGATGCCACGATCAAACCAGCAGTTAATCAGGTGGAGCTTCACCCACTATTGATTCAGTCAGAGCTTCGTGAGTACTGCAACAAACATCAGATTCAGATCGAAGCCTGGTCTCCGCTCGGACAAGGTCATCTGATGGATCATCCGTTGCTGAAGGATATCGCCGCCAAATACAGCAAGTCCCCCGCACAAGTGATTCTGCGCTGGGATCTGCAGAACGGCATCGTGACCATACCGAAATCTGTCACCCCTGAGCGAATTCGTGCGAACGCCGATCTCTACGATTTTGAGTTAACTTCGGAAGAAGTAGAGCAGATTAACGGCCTGAACGAGAACAAACGCTTTGGTTCTGATCCCGACAACTTTAACTTCTAA
- a CDS encoding ABC transporter ATP-binding protein, with product MNSSPIVETHNLSKSYGGTNRVHQVNLAVETGQIFGFLGPNGAGKTTTLKMLLGLIKPTEGTVKVFGKDLNKHRPSILNQTGSLIESPSYYGHLTGLENMKVMQRLRNVPNKNIDEALKIVRLENQKHKQADQYSLGMKQRLGIAMALLAFPSLLILDEPTNGLDPAGIGEIRELIKSLPGQYGITVLLSSHLLSEIEQIATSVGIISDGKLLFQGTMQSLQANNKTTIRFQTTDTTRAEKILLTQGYMPTVHGKQLVFNYLRDEEVSQMNKVLVEHDIPVIRIEEHKKSLEDIFLDLTGKERSL from the coding sequence ATAAACAGTTCCCCCATCGTGGAAACGCATAACCTGTCCAAATCTTATGGCGGTACTAACCGCGTACATCAGGTCAATCTGGCAGTTGAGACGGGACAGATTTTTGGCTTCCTGGGTCCTAACGGAGCAGGCAAAACAACCACATTAAAAATGCTGTTGGGTTTGATCAAACCTACCGAAGGCACTGTAAAGGTGTTCGGCAAAGATCTGAATAAACATCGCCCTTCCATTCTGAATCAGACAGGTTCACTGATCGAATCTCCATCTTATTACGGCCACTTGACTGGACTTGAGAATATGAAAGTCATGCAGCGGCTACGGAACGTACCGAACAAAAATATTGATGAAGCTCTGAAAATTGTCCGGCTCGAAAATCAAAAACATAAGCAGGCCGATCAGTATTCCCTAGGGATGAAGCAACGACTCGGTATTGCCATGGCCCTGCTTGCCTTCCCGAGCCTGCTAATTCTGGATGAGCCTACAAACGGACTTGATCCGGCCGGAATCGGTGAGATCCGGGAATTAATCAAGTCCCTTCCGGGTCAATATGGCATAACAGTCCTGTTATCCAGCCACCTGTTGTCCGAGATCGAACAGATTGCTACCTCGGTCGGGATTATCAGTGATGGCAAGCTGCTGTTTCAGGGAACCATGCAGAGCCTTCAAGCCAATAACAAGACCACCATTCGTTTTCAGACAACAGACACGACAAGGGCAGAGAAAATCCTTTTGACTCAAGGCTACATGCCCACAGTTCATGGAAAACAGTTGGTGTTCAACTATCTTCGTGACGAGGAAGTCTCTCAGATGAACAAGGTGCTGGTAGAACACGATATCCCCGTGATCCGGATCGAGGAACACAAGAAAAGTCTGGAAGACATATTCTTGGATCTGACCGGAAAGGAGCGGAGCCTGTAA
- a CDS encoding YxeA family protein — protein sequence MKKAFTILALILVILTCLWLFFMDPAKLTPDNPAGKTTYYTTVNQTTVNKDDNGRYAYELIGYTDEGKSKTLSFSTSKLLKNGAYLKLYVSTLRGVTHWEEVTADDLPGQAKQLTSK from the coding sequence ATGAAAAAAGCATTCACTATTCTCGCATTGATACTCGTTATTCTGACTTGCCTGTGGCTCTTCTTCATGGACCCTGCTAAATTGACTCCCGATAACCCTGCCGGCAAAACAACCTACTATACCACTGTGAATCAGACTACAGTCAACAAGGATGACAATGGCAGATATGCTTATGAACTGATCGGCTATACAGACGAAGGAAAATCCAAAACACTCAGCTTCTCCACCAGTAAGCTACTCAAAAATGGAGCCTATCTGAAACTATATGTATCCACGCTGCGTGGTGTTACACACTGGGAAGAGGTCACAGCGGACGATCTGCCAGGGCAAGCCAAGCAGTTAACCTCTAAATAG
- a CDS encoding response regulator transcription factor → MELLKNKKILIVDDEPEIREMIERFLRKEGFFRVYTADNFVNALAVCRLEKPDAAILDVMLPDGDGFSLLSSIRSFSDMPVLFLSARGEDEDRLLGLGLGADDYMVKPFLPRELILRLMAILKRVYASNTVERLPVFRLGEQTIDLESAVVQGTDRELPLTAKEHAILIKLYENQGRIVTSDALCQAVWGDESYGYENTLMVHVRRIREKIEEDPSKPVFLLTVRGLGYKLMAQESR, encoded by the coding sequence ATGGAATTATTGAAGAATAAGAAAATATTGATCGTAGATGATGAACCTGAGATACGGGAAATGATTGAACGTTTTTTACGTAAAGAAGGTTTTTTTCGGGTCTATACGGCCGATAACTTCGTGAATGCCTTGGCAGTATGCAGGCTTGAAAAACCGGATGCAGCAATCCTGGACGTGATGCTTCCAGATGGGGATGGGTTCTCTCTGCTCTCTTCGATCCGGTCATTCTCGGACATGCCTGTTTTGTTCCTGTCGGCACGTGGTGAAGATGAGGATCGATTGCTCGGTCTGGGGCTGGGAGCGGATGATTATATGGTCAAGCCCTTTCTGCCAAGAGAGTTGATTCTCAGGCTGATGGCTATTCTGAAGCGGGTATATGCCTCCAATACGGTGGAGAGATTGCCTGTATTCCGTTTAGGTGAACAAACCATTGATCTGGAGAGTGCTGTTGTGCAGGGGACAGACAGGGAGCTTCCATTGACAGCTAAGGAGCACGCCATACTGATCAAGTTGTATGAGAATCAAGGCCGGATTGTAACCAGCGATGCCCTGTGTCAAGCCGTATGGGGAGACGAGAGTTATGGTTATGAAAATACACTGATGGTGCATGTTCGGCGAATCCGGGAGAAGATTGAGGAAGACCCGTCCAAACCGGTATTTTTGCTAACCGTTCGGGGCCTTGGTTACAAACTGATGGCTCAGGAGTCTAGGTGA
- a CDS encoding ABC transporter permease, translated as MKALSLEYYKIRRKRIWVMLSLFLAAEMIWASMSMSISISRSAANASWEALIFSIASMNGLFLPIISAIVVSRICDMEHKGNTWKMLMTTNIGRNHVYTAKYICANSLILYGILAQAVFIVGFGLSKNISGPLPFSLLVQFVIGTLLTTLAITALQQWLSLTVRNQAFALCLGMLGGFIGTTSGLFPAGVRHLFIWSYYMDLNPVTYIYSASSGTYVSGMLPVGLFLAALLMAAIFYFAGNIHASRQEI; from the coding sequence ATGAAAGCTCTATCCCTGGAGTATTATAAAATCCGCCGCAAAAGGATCTGGGTCATGCTATCCCTTTTTCTGGCCGCAGAAATGATCTGGGCCTCCATGTCCATGAGCATCTCCATCTCCCGAAGTGCAGCCAATGCGAGTTGGGAAGCCTTGATCTTCAGCATCGCTTCCATGAACGGACTGTTCCTGCCCATTATATCGGCTATCGTTGTGTCCCGCATCTGTGACATGGAGCATAAGGGGAACACATGGAAGATGCTGATGACGACCAACATCGGACGTAATCATGTCTACACAGCCAAGTACATATGTGCGAACAGCCTGATTCTGTATGGTATTCTTGCGCAAGCTGTGTTCATTGTCGGTTTCGGTCTATCCAAAAACATTTCCGGCCCGCTACCATTCTCCCTGCTGGTGCAGTTCGTTATAGGCACACTGCTAACTACACTCGCGATAACCGCTCTTCAGCAATGGCTATCTCTTACGGTACGCAATCAGGCTTTTGCGTTATGTCTGGGTATGCTGGGCGGATTCATTGGTACAACATCGGGTTTGTTTCCTGCAGGTGTACGTCACCTTTTCATCTGGTCTTACTACATGGATCTGAATCCAGTCACTTATATTTACAGCGCATCTTCGGGTACCTATGTATCGGGTATGCTGCCTGTCGGTCTTTTCTTAGCCGCCTTGTTGATGGCTGCCATCTTCTATTTTGCAGGGAATATTCATGCTTCAAGACAAGAGATTTGA
- a CDS encoding ABC transporter permease, giving the protein MLRSISAEWLKLRHSRISLVLGILPIISLLIGCFNFYFNQAALQNGWYSLWTQVSLFYGEFFLPILIAICCAFVCRLEHSNRNWNMILASPVSVTSLFVAKLVIVGILIFSAQAFFMLMYWAAGKLFVIPGPFPMETVIWSLRGWFAAISIAALQLGLSIRIRSFATPIGISLCAVFLGLGMYVLKIGMLFPYSLLTIGMGVLSQKGLTSSENIVFLFMNSLFILLFATWSIRRLKYKDIVSS; this is encoded by the coding sequence ATGCTGAGGAGCATTTCCGCAGAATGGCTTAAACTTCGGCATTCCCGGATCAGCCTGGTACTGGGCATTCTGCCTATTATCAGTCTGCTTATCGGATGCTTTAACTTTTATTTTAATCAAGCGGCTTTACAAAACGGGTGGTACAGCCTGTGGACACAGGTCAGTTTGTTTTACGGAGAATTCTTCCTGCCCATCCTGATCGCTATCTGTTGTGCCTTTGTATGCCGCCTGGAACACAGCAATCGCAACTGGAATATGATTCTGGCTTCTCCAGTGTCAGTCACCAGCCTATTTGTTGCCAAGTTGGTCATTGTTGGCATATTGATCTTCTCGGCTCAAGCCTTCTTCATGCTCATGTACTGGGCAGCAGGCAAACTGTTCGTCATTCCGGGTCCGTTCCCGATGGAGACCGTCATATGGAGCCTGCGAGGATGGTTTGCCGCTATCTCTATTGCTGCATTGCAACTAGGGTTGTCGATCCGGATAAGAAGCTTTGCGACGCCAATTGGCATCAGCCTTTGTGCAGTCTTTCTAGGACTAGGCATGTATGTGCTGAAAATCGGCATGTTATTCCCCTACTCCTTGTTAACTATAGGCATGGGCGTTCTGAGTCAAAAGGGACTGACATCCTCGGAGAATATCGTCTTTCTTTTCATGAACAGTCTCTTTATCCTTCTGTTTGCTACCTGGTCGATCCGCCGCCTGAAATATAAAGACATCGTATCGTCCTAA
- a CDS encoding glycoside hydrolase family 28 protein has protein sequence MNTYHSPMSTGASAQSDVRAYEANLPVIPVQDFQLTDYGAVGDGVTDNTEMFRLAIASCAEAGGGRIVIPAGVWLTGPIVMRSRIELHVEAGALVTFSRDFDQYPLIASSFEGWQVVRCQSPIDGDQLEDIAITGEGIWDGGGEAWRPVKRSKMTTSQWNQLIASGGVVEQSGGDEEIWWPTTAALEGDTIANRLHQEQVRDVAAYEEVRDFLRPNMVSLRRCKRVLLDGPTFQNSPAWNLHPWASEHVTIRNVSVRNPWFSQNGDGLDVESCRHVVVEKSVFDVGDDAICLKSGKDAEGRELGLPSEYITIRDCTVYHGHGGFVIGSEMSGGVRHVRVSDCTFIGTDIGLRFKSARGRGGVVEDIQIERIYMKDIIMEAISFSFFYANQEGSARGSDLSQEISEETPVFRDIRISDVVCAGADTALLVSGLPEQPLDGVIIQRYHVQARSGIQCAHAKHLHIAELQAQITEGPLVHLHQCKGAELESIQGNGADGRLLMVTGHESAGIVCREGDADTDGRQISVGPEVRSGVIIRR, from the coding sequence ATGAATACATATCACTCCCCAATGTCGACAGGAGCAAGTGCCCAGTCCGATGTTCGAGCTTATGAAGCCAATTTGCCTGTCATTCCTGTACAGGATTTTCAGCTTACAGACTATGGAGCTGTTGGAGACGGCGTAACAGATAATACGGAGATGTTCCGACTTGCCATCGCTTCATGTGCTGAAGCAGGAGGTGGGAGAATCGTAATTCCTGCCGGGGTATGGCTCACAGGCCCGATTGTAATGCGCAGCCGTATCGAACTACATGTGGAAGCAGGGGCACTGGTTACATTTAGCCGAGATTTTGATCAATACCCATTAATTGCATCAAGCTTCGAAGGCTGGCAGGTGGTACGTTGCCAATCCCCGATCGATGGTGATCAACTGGAGGATATTGCGATTACTGGTGAGGGGATATGGGATGGGGGCGGGGAGGCATGGCGTCCGGTGAAACGCTCCAAAATGACCACTTCACAATGGAACCAATTGATCGCTTCCGGTGGTGTTGTAGAGCAATCCGGCGGAGATGAAGAAATCTGGTGGCCTACCACAGCTGCACTTGAGGGTGACACCATCGCGAATCGATTGCATCAGGAGCAGGTACGTGATGTCGCTGCCTATGAAGAAGTCAGAGACTTTTTGCGCCCCAACATGGTCAGCTTGCGCAGATGCAAACGGGTATTGCTGGACGGTCCAACGTTCCAGAACTCGCCTGCGTGGAATCTTCATCCCTGGGCATCTGAGCATGTCACTATTCGTAACGTGAGTGTGCGGAATCCGTGGTTTTCTCAGAATGGAGATGGGCTGGACGTTGAATCCTGCCGTCATGTGGTGGTGGAGAAGAGTGTATTCGATGTCGGTGATGATGCGATCTGTCTGAAATCAGGCAAGGATGCCGAAGGCCGTGAACTGGGTCTTCCATCGGAGTACATCACCATTCGCGATTGCACGGTGTATCACGGTCATGGCGGATTTGTGATTGGCAGTGAAATGTCCGGTGGTGTGCGGCATGTGCGTGTGTCGGATTGTACGTTTATCGGTACGGACATTGGACTTCGCTTCAAAAGCGCACGTGGGCGCGGCGGAGTGGTTGAGGACATTCAGATTGAGCGCATATATATGAAAGATATCATTATGGAAGCCATCTCGTTTTCCTTTTTCTATGCAAATCAGGAAGGGTCTGCCCGGGGCAGTGATCTGTCTCAGGAGATTAGCGAAGAGACGCCAGTGTTCCGGGATATTCGAATATCGGATGTGGTCTGTGCCGGTGCCGACACTGCGCTGCTTGTGAGTGGATTGCCGGAACAGCCTTTGGATGGGGTGATCATCCAGCGTTACCACGTGCAAGCTCGCAGTGGTATCCAATGTGCTCATGCGAAACATCTGCATATCGCTGAATTGCAGGCGCAGATCACCGAAGGTCCGTTGGTTCATTTGCACCAGTGTAAAGGGGCAGAATTAGAGAGCATTCAGGGCAATGGTGCAGATGGCCGGCTTCTGATGGTGACCGGACACGAGTCCGCAGGCATTGTATGTCGTGAAGGCGATGCTGACACAGATGGTCGTCAGATCTCTGTGGGTCCTGAAGTACGAAGTGGCGTGATCATTCGCAGGTAA
- a CDS encoding DUF445 domain-containing protein, with product MAKPKQTKKAAAWSLVVMGAGFAASLPFQGAPVGKLLVGSFEAGLVGGLADWFAVTALFRHPLGIPIPHTALLPKNRDKMTEGLVSAVENNLLNKDSITEKIADFKAAETVLDTLTRELHSDGIKIMIDTLCKRILAGLPLEQIAPLVAREIKSQAGAFDLGPILERAAHQMTERGYDAKALDYGLKQAEEWLVKPETIMFLGESGMKAISGIQMNGLMQFAMNAFLGYMNEERLGGILQGYLFDRVEDMKREGSALRYKVLDMVRTQTVRLAMSEAMQDGINSWKNNMLEGWNAEETVLNKLTELRDKALAAMEDGQYVDTYALPAIERVLVDLRADDELMTGMNAKIVNGVTTLLEKNHSKIGKLVRENVDKMDNATLVSMIEDKVGQDLQWIRINGAVTGFVIGIALTALQMALA from the coding sequence ATGGCTAAACCTAAACAAACCAAAAAAGCAGCTGCCTGGTCTCTCGTAGTGATGGGAGCAGGATTTGCTGCATCCTTGCCGTTCCAGGGCGCTCCTGTGGGCAAGTTGCTGGTAGGATCATTTGAAGCGGGACTCGTGGGTGGACTTGCGGACTGGTTCGCCGTTACCGCATTATTCCGTCACCCGCTCGGCATTCCCATTCCACACACGGCATTGCTGCCGAAAAATCGCGATAAAATGACGGAAGGTCTGGTCTCCGCAGTAGAGAATAACTTGCTCAACAAAGACAGCATTACCGAGAAAATTGCAGATTTCAAAGCAGCAGAGACGGTGCTCGATACGTTGACACGTGAGCTTCACAGTGACGGGATCAAGATCATGATTGATACGCTCTGCAAACGAATTCTGGCGGGTCTGCCGTTAGAGCAGATTGCTCCGCTCGTAGCACGTGAGATCAAGTCACAAGCGGGCGCCTTTGATCTGGGTCCGATTCTGGAACGGGCTGCCCACCAGATGACAGAGCGTGGTTACGACGCCAAAGCGCTGGACTACGGACTGAAGCAAGCCGAGGAGTGGCTGGTTAAACCCGAGACGATCATGTTTTTGGGTGAAAGCGGCATGAAAGCCATTAGTGGCATTCAGATGAACGGTTTGATGCAGTTTGCGATGAATGCGTTCCTGGGTTATATGAACGAGGAGCGTCTGGGTGGCATTTTACAAGGATATCTCTTCGATCGGGTAGAGGATATGAAACGTGAAGGCAGCGCTCTTAGATACAAGGTGCTTGATATGGTACGTACCCAGACGGTGCGTTTGGCAATGAGTGAGGCTATGCAAGATGGAATCAACAGCTGGAAGAACAATATGCTGGAGGGCTGGAACGCAGAGGAAACGGTGCTGAACAAACTCACTGAACTGAGAGACAAGGCGCTCGCCGCGATGGAAGATGGACAGTATGTAGATACGTATGCACTGCCAGCCATTGAGCGAGTATTGGTTGATCTGCGGGCAGATGACGAGTTGATGACAGGCATGAATGCCAAGATCGTAAATGGCGTCACAACACTGCTGGAGAAAAACCATTCCAAAATCGGTAAACTGGTACGCGAAAATGTGGACAAAATGGACAATGCCACTTTGGTTTCGATGATTGAGGATAAGGTTGGACAGGATCTGCAATGGATTCGGATCAACGGAGCCGTTACCGGATTTGTTATCGGGATTGCGCTGACTGCGCTGCAGATGGCATTGGCATAA
- a CDS encoding AraC family transcriptional regulator, whose protein sequence is MSLIEDRIGPKYRIGEHSFTIEHMRRHDGNGMPQPHAHPFYELYYLLEGERVYSMNGQILSARKGDLILINPHDVHTTSKGSIPGFERILIGFSPAFATGMELGICGLLPFNCSRLLRLPEAEQPEMERILWQMLQECKERRPHYEIAVRSLLAQLLIRIHRVEEDIRQSCPGPLHPMQDKISEIVTYVNKNYTEPLTLEGAANRFYISPSYLSRMFSRFTGFRFSEYLRVVRVREAQRRLLSTQERVQMIAEKVGFEHTAHFNKTFKQVTGTTPLRYRKEHR, encoded by the coding sequence ATGAGTCTCATAGAGGATCGGATTGGACCCAAATACCGAATCGGTGAACATTCATTTACCATTGAACATATGCGCAGACATGATGGGAATGGTATGCCACAACCTCACGCTCATCCATTCTACGAACTGTATTACTTACTTGAAGGTGAACGAGTGTATTCCATGAATGGTCAGATTCTGTCCGCCCGCAAGGGTGATTTAATTCTGATTAATCCACACGATGTACATACCACCTCCAAAGGAAGCATTCCCGGCTTCGAACGAATTCTAATCGGTTTTTCTCCTGCTTTTGCAACGGGGATGGAACTTGGCATATGTGGTCTGCTGCCTTTTAATTGTTCAAGACTGCTTCGCCTGCCTGAAGCGGAACAGCCCGAGATGGAGCGTATATTGTGGCAGATGCTGCAAGAATGCAAAGAGCGACGCCCTCACTATGAGATCGCCGTAAGAAGTCTGCTTGCCCAACTTTTGATCCGTATTCATCGGGTAGAGGAGGACATCCGGCAGTCATGCCCCGGTCCCTTGCATCCGATGCAGGACAAAATCAGTGAAATTGTCACTTATGTGAATAAAAACTATACCGAACCACTTACGCTGGAAGGTGCAGCCAATCGTTTTTATATCAGTCCATCCTATCTGAGCCGAATGTTCAGCCGGTTTACCGGGTTTCGATTTAGCGAATATTTGCGTGTTGTTCGTGTCCGGGAGGCACAACGAAGATTGCTGTCCACACAAGAGCGTGTCCAGATGATCGCAGAGAAGGTAGGATTTGAGCATACGGCTCATTTTAACAAAACATTCAAACAGGTCACCGGTACAACACCGCTGCGCTATCGCAAGGAACACCGGTAG
- a CDS encoding cupin domain-containing protein, translating into MTTHELSPLVAALNMQPHVEGGWYKEEWKASYQIPQSVLPDTYSGPRFSASSTYFLLHAHEISEWHTVLSDELWLWHSGSPVELKLGGNGENPENEEVLVLGMDIAAGQSPQVLVPAGVWQTARPLGDEPVLVTCVVAPGFHFDDFKLVSKSE; encoded by the coding sequence ATGACGACACATGAATTATCGCCATTGGTTGCTGCGCTCAATATGCAACCTCACGTTGAAGGCGGTTGGTATAAGGAAGAATGGAAGGCGTCTTATCAGATTCCACAGTCCGTTCTGCCGGATACATACTCCGGCCCACGATTCTCGGCAAGTTCCACGTATTTCCTGCTACACGCACATGAAATCTCCGAGTGGCATACGGTTCTGTCCGATGAACTTTGGTTGTGGCACAGCGGCAGTCCGGTTGAACTGAAGCTGGGCGGCAACGGGGAGAACCCGGAGAACGAGGAAGTTCTTGTTCTGGGGATGGATATTGCTGCGGGGCAATCACCACAGGTGCTCGTTCCTGCCGGCGTATGGCAGACAGCGCGTCCGCTGGGCGATGAGCCTGTACTGGTAACTTGCGTAGTAGCGCCAGGTTTCCACTTTGATGATTTCAAGCTTGTATCCAAAAGCGAATAG